The DNA region CGCCCCGAATATTTCCGTGAAGTCGTACTCGGCACCGGCGATGTGCATTTCGAGAAGTACCTGCCCGCATTAAAGGCGTCCGGCTATAACGGATTTTTGACGGTCGAACGCGAAGCCGGTGCTTCACCGGAAAAGGACATTAAGGTCGCAGTGGACTTTTTGAAAAAGCAGATTGCAGATTTGAAACTATAATTCAATACGAATAATGTTCCACATGGAACATTTTAACAGTTGGACTTATAAAAGCAGGAGCGGTTTTTAGACCGCCCCTGTTTTTTATATGCATTATTCAATGTAATCGGCGCAGACGCGGTCGGTGAGAGCCGCTCTGACAATGGTGCCGACGCGGACGTGTTCGGGATGGACGATATAATTTTTAAGCGCGTCTTCGTCGGTGAACAAGCTGTTCAACACTACGGCACGGTTACCTGATG from Oscillospiraceae bacterium includes:
- a CDS encoding Dabb family protein; protein product: MVRHIVMWNFKEEFTEEENIKNAQKIKTELEALTSKIEGVISLKVMISTLPSGNRAVVLNSLFTDEDALKNYIVHPEHVRVGTIVRAALTDRVCADYIE